The Deinococcus sp. KNUC1210 nucleotide sequence TTGTTACCGAATTCGGCCACCAGCGCCCGGAACTGCGCCAACGTCTGATCGACGCGGGGATGATCTTCCATGTCGAGGCACACGAAGCCGCCGAGGGCCCTGGCATTGCCCACGATGCGGCGGGCATTGAGGTAGCCCAGGTCTTCGCCGTTCTGCACCATCTGGCCCTGTCCGACGCTGCTCAGTTTGATCGAGACGTAGGGCAGCACTCCGGCAGCGGCAGCCTCGTTCTGGATTGCCAGAATCTTCTCGGCGAACTCGTTGGCGGTTTCGACGCTGTTCACGAATTCGCCCAGCAGGTCGAGATTGCTGAGGATGCCGTCTGCGGCGAGTTCCTGCGCGGCGGCGATGGCGGTGGCCGAACTTTCGCCCGCCACAAAGCGCTGCGCCACACTCCAGGCACGGCTCCGCACGAGCTGTTCGATAGGCTTCTGAGTGGCGACACCCAGCACGGTGGAACGGTACATGCGGTTCAACATCTGAGAACTCCTTTGAAACTCGGAAGTCGGGAGTGGAGAAAAGAGCGAGTGGGGCATCTTCGAGCAGAGGGCGGAGCGTTGGTCACTTTCCGCTTCCGACTTCCAGATTGCCCATCACCAGTCCGGAAAACGTTCTGACATGTGTACGGGCTGCGTCCCGGGCTGCGTCGGCGTCCCGTGACAGCACCGCTTTCAGGATCGCGTGGTGCTGCTGACTGGTCTGCGGGTGGGCGTTGTAGGTGCGTGTCTGGTGCTTGATGAGTGCCACACGCTGTTCCAGATCGCGGGACAGGTCGAGCAGCGCGGCGTTGTGGGCGGCCTGTGCGATGGCGCGGTGAAAGTTCAGGTCGAGGCGGGTCTGCTCGCGGTAGTCGCTGCCGGGGGCGTCTTCCAGGGCTGCGAGCGCCGTCTTCAGGGCCTGCGCGTCGGTGTCGGTGTGCTGCGTGGCGGCGAGTTCGGCTGCCAGTCCGTCCAGCGTTTCGCGCACCACATAGGCGTCGCGGGCCTCGGCAGCACTGACCACCCGGATGCGTGCGCCGCGCCCCGGAAGATTCTCCAGCAGCCCTTCCTGCGTCAGCCGCTGGATAGCCTCGCGGATCGGCGTGCGGCTGACTCCCAGGCGGGCGGTCAGTTCGACCTCTCCCAGCCGTTCGCCGGGTGCAAACTCGCCGCCCACGATGGCGTCGCGCAGATGGCTGTACACCTCTTCCCGGATCAGGGTCGGTCGCTCGAACATTGTGGATATTGTATACAGAATTCCGGCGAAAGAAAGGACGAAAAGTGGCTGCTTTCACGTCCCTGCTCGTTGCTCTCAGGCGGCGTCCGTTATCCCTCGCCGGGAACGCTCTGTGCGCCCAGTACCCGCTCGGCCAGCTGTTCCAGACCCTGCTTTCCGGCGCGGCGCTGACAATGCTCGGTCACGAGGCACAGTGTCAGGTACAGGTACAGGCGTTCTCCGCTGCGGGCACGGTAGATGCCCACCTCACTGCGGCTGCGGGTGCTGTGGCACAGGTCGCAGTGCGCCGCTTTGTTGCCCTTGGGTTCCAGCGGCTCCAGTTCGGCCAGTCGCCCCCCGTTCACCAGGGCACGGCGTCCGTCGGCCACCTCGTACAGACCCAGGGTCGGTGCTGCCGCCTGATGCCCGTCGCCAAACAGCTCGCGGGCCGTTTCCGGAAAAAGTTCGCGCAGCACGTCGCGTTCGCTGTAATCGGCCATGAAGGCAGTGTACGAGGTGGGCAGCCGGGCGCGTCTGAAAGGCGTCACAGTTAGAGGCCTGTGGCCTGGTATCTGTGCAGCCAGCTGTTCTACAGGTTGATAGATCGCAGCAGCTTCAGTTCTCGTTCAGCAGCGGCGCACGCGGAAACTCGACCTTGATGTGGACCAGCGTGCCCACCGGGGTCTGCGGGTCGAGATTGATGCCGTGGGCCGACAGCAGCGGCGGATTGGGCTGCGGATCGATGGCCCGGATGAAGACCCGCCCCTGTGCGGGTAGAAAGGCGCACCAGCCCTTCGGCTCGCTCTGAAAGGCCCGCACCGGCAGCAGGGATTGCAGCGTCATATCGGCGTTGGTGGCCCAGTATTCGATCAGCAGGAGTGCCTGAGAACGGTTCATGTCGGCTTCGGCGATGTCGAGTTGAAGTTCGAGCGCGTCCTGAGTGCTGGGAAGAATGTTGTTCCAGCCGGGAATCACGGCGCGGTCACTGCCCTTGCTGCGAAACAGCGTGGGAATGGCCTGCGTCATGCCGACTGACCGGGAACCTGAATGCTGGCGATCACCGAGCGCGTGAGCAGATAGCCCAGCGCGAATACCAGCAGCGGCAGCAGATTCAGGCTGAGCGCCGTTTCCTTTTCGGGGTGCAGAGCGTCTGTTCTCCTGTAATTGATCATGCTGTGAGGGTAGCGCGTTTGCCGCCGTCAGGAAGCGAAAAGCCGTGGTTGTGCAGCACAGACCGTGCAGACCGTGAGGGAAACAGCCTTGACCACATCAGAGCCGCGCTATACAACTCGTATATGCAGCTCGCCGCTCCCTCTGTTCAGCCGCTCCCCACCACCATGCGGGCGCTCACCAAGCAGTACCCACGCCAGGGCATCTGGATGGAGGAGGTCGCGCGTCCAGTGCCCGGCCCCAACGATCTGCTGATCCGCATTCGCAGGAGTGCCATCTGCGGCACCGACATTCATATCTACAACTGGGACGACTGGGCCGCTCAGACCATTCCGCCGGGCATGGTAGTCGGGCATGAATATGTGGGCGTGGTCGCCGAGGTGGGCAGTGAGGTGCGCGGGTTCGCGGTGGGCGACCGGGTGAGTGGCGAGGGACACATCACCTGTGGGCACTGCCGCAACTGCCGCGCCGGACGCCGCCACCTGTGCCGCAACACCCAGGGCGTGGGCGTCAATCGTCCCGGCAGCTTTGCAGAGTACCTGGTGCTGCCCGCCTTCAATGCCTTCAAGATCCCCGACAACGTATCGGACGACGTGGCCGCCATCTTCGACCCTTTTGGAAACGCGGTGCATACGGCACTCAGTTTCGATCTGGTCGCCGAAGACGTGCTGATTACCGGGGCCGGGCCGATCGGTGCGATGGCCTGCGCCATTGCCCGCCACGCCGGAGCCAGAAACGTGGTCATCACCGATGTCAACGATTACCGGCTGGAACTGGCCCGCACCATGGGGGCGACCCGTGCGGTGAACGTGGCCCGCGAAGACCTGTGGAATGTGGCTCAGACGGAACTGGGCATGACCGAGGGCTTTGACGTGGGTCTGGAGATGAGTGGCAGCGGGGCGGCGCTCAACCAGATGCTGCACGCCATGAACCACGGCGGCAAGGTGGCGTTGCTGGGCATTCCGGCGGCAGGCGTCACCATCGACTGGAACGACGTGATCTTCAAGGGCCTCACCATGAAAGGCATCTATGGCCGCGAGATGTTCGAGACGTGGTATAAGATGGCCGCACTGGTGCAGTCGGGCCTCGACCTGACGCCGATCATCACCCACCACTTTCCGATTTCGCAGTTTCAGGAAGGCTTCGAGGCCATGCGGGGCGGGCAGAGCGGCAAGGTGATTCTGAACTGGGAAGAGGAGTCGCAGGAAGCAGGCCTGTAAGGGTCAGCCGCCCGGATAGCGCCCGAGCCTGAAGCGTGGTATACACTGTTTTCTATTCAGGTCAGAGTGGAGCGTTCTGCACTGAGCCTGCCAGGCCGTACCCATTCCCGTTCATCTCTCCAAAGGAACTGAAATCATGCTGACTGTCTTTATCATCCTGTTCGCCCTCATCTGTGTTGGGCTGGTGTTTTTCGTGCTGTTGCAGGTGCCCAAGCAGGCCGGTCTGAGTGCCAGCCTGGGTGGCGGCGGCGACCTGTTCGGAGGTCGCGGCGTCGAGGGTGGGCTGGTCCGGATCAGCAGTGTGCTGGGCGGATTATTCATGCTCGTTGCATTATTAATCGATATCCTGTCACGCTGAATCCACAGTCTTTTTGCCCAGGGCCGCATCGATGAAGATGCGGCCTTTCATTTGTATTGTCTCAAACATCAATTTGATTCACTTGCAACGTTATAAGTGAGAACGGTTAGAAACCGTCTGACACGTCCTTGACCCGCATTTGTCAACTCTCTATAGTAGTCGGCGCTGGTACCCCGAACAACGTTTGTTAGGTTCTCGACCATAATGCCGCTGCCGCTTGCAGCAGATGTATGGGAAGAGGCTCCATTCAGCGATCTGTCGGCTGTACAGTCCAGGAGGAATTTCGATGAAGACCCACGCTATGAAAAAATTGCTGGTGCTCGCGGCTGCCCTGACACTTGGAAGCAGCATGGCCGCTCCATTCGTGTGGCCTGCAAAATTGAGCGCCGATGCCCCCAGTGCGGCCAAGTCGGGCGGCGAGTACCGTGACTACACTCTCAGCGACTTCAAGACGGTCAACCCCTTCACCTCATCGGAAGCGACCAGCATTCCGGGAACGATGTCGATTGGAGCTGGCCTGTTCTACCAGGACCCCACCAACGACAACTTCATTCCTGATATGGCTGAGGCGATGCCGGTTGTCAGCAACGGCGGCAAGCGCTTCGTGGTCAAGATTCGTCAGGGCATGAAGTTCAGCGACGGCCAGGCCATCACCGCCGACGACTGGGTGACCACCTACAAGATCCACACCGACGACAAGGTAGGCAGCAACAGCTACGACAGCTTCTTCATCAACGACAAGCCGATCACGGTCAAGAAGCTCGACGATTACACCCTGCAGTTCGACTTCCCCCAGACCAGCGCCGATGCCTACCTGACCATGAGCTACACGCCCTGGCCCGATCAGGTCTTCGGTGTGGCCTACCGCAAGGGCGGTGCAGACGCCGTCAAGGCGCTCTGGGGTCTGAACGTCGATCCCAAGACCGTGGTGTCGCCGGGTGCCTTCGTGCTCTCCAGCTACTCGGCTGGTCAGCGTGCCGTCTTCCGTAAGAACCCCAACTTCGGCGAGTGGAACAAGGACAGCGCGGGCAAGTCGCTGCCCTACCTCGACGGCTACTCCTACCGCATCGTGAAGGACCTGAACGCTGGTCTCGCCGCCTACCTGGCCGGTGACATCGATACCTATGGGCCGCGCAACGCTGACGACCTGGCACAGATCAAGAAGGCCATCGACGCCAAGACGCTGAACGCCACGCTGATCGCCAACGTGTCGCCCGCCGCCAGCAGCCAGTGGATCACCTTCAACTGGAACAAGGCCGACAGCCCCTTCAAGCAGAAGCTGTTCCGCGACGTGCGTTTCCGGCATGCCATGAGCATGCTCGCCAACCGCGACGCGATGGTTCAGCTCGCGCTGGGAGGCCTGGGCGTGCCCACCTACTACAGCGTGTACCCGGTGTTCAAGGGTTTCATCAGCGACAGTGCGCCCAAGTACCCGTACAACCTCGACGGCGCGGCCAAGCTGCTGGCGCAGATGGGCTTCACCAAGAAGGGCAGCGACGGTATCCTGGTCGACGGCAAGGGCAACAAGCTGGAATTCACCCTGACCACCAACGCGGGCAACACCACCCGTGAGCAGCTCGGACGCATCTTTGCCGACGAGGCCAAGAAGATCGGCGTGAAGGTCAACTTCAACCCCATCGACTTCAACGTGCTGGTCGGGCAGCTGCAGTCCAAGGGCGAGAGCCGTCCTTTCGACGCGATTCTGCTGGGCCTGGCCAACGGTGGCAACATCTGGCCGTTTGGTGTGAACGTTGTGCCCTGCGGTACCAACCTGCACAGCTACAACAACCCCACCAACGGAGCCTGCGCCACCAGCCAGGAACAGCTGATGACCAAGCTGTTCTACCAGGGACAGAGCACCGTCGATCTGAAGGCCCGTCAGGCCATCGGCGCCCAGCTTCTGAAGACCGAAGCTGAACTCCAGCCGGTCATCTATCTGGTCGGCGGCAGCTACCACGTGACGTACAACAACCGTCTCGGTGGGCAGCACCCCCGCGACATCATGGACAGCTACTACCTGTCGCGCGAACTGCCCCTCACCTTCATCAAGTAAGCTCCGGCGTGCTCCGATGAAGTCAGCCGAACGACCGTGAACAGTCAGGAGTGACGGCAAAGGCAGTCCGCGTGTGTGGACTGCCTTCGCTCTTGACGCCCAGTCCTCTGACAGACAGCACTGAAACCCAGAGGCGGTTTGTTGCTTGTTGCTCTGACGCTGTGTTTCCTGGAGGCTCCATGTTGATCTTTTTGCTTCGGCGACTGCTCAACCTTTTACCCACCTTTTTGATTGCCAGCATCATGGTCTTCGTCATCATCTATCTGGCTCCTGGCGACTTCCTGACGCCCGCCCGCCTGAACCCCGGCATCTCGGCGCAGCAGATCGAAAACCTGTCGCGCTCGTTCGGCCTCGACAAGCCCTGGTACGTGCAGTACTTCAACTGGCTGAACAACATGCTGCACGGCAATCTGGGCCTCAGCTTCTCCTATCAGCAGCCGGTGCTCGATGTGGCGTGGCCCCGCGTCCTGAATTCGCTGAAGCTGGTGCTGGTCAATCTGGTGCTGTTCTACGGCATCAGCATTCCGCTGGGCGTGTACGGTGCCGTGCGGCAGTACAGCCTGGGCGACCGCGTTTCGGGTGTTTTCTTCTATGTGTTGCTCGGCTTTCCCAGCTTCTTTCTGGCGCTGCTCACCATCTTCGGCATCCTGCGGCTCCGGCAGCTGACCGGCTGGCATATTCCCCTGGGCGGGATGACCAGCGACAACCACGACACCCTCAGTTTCCTGGGCCGCACCTGGGACACGCTGCAACATCTGCTGGCTCCTGCCCTGGTGCTGGCGATCATCAACGTCGCCGGGTTCACGCGGGTGCTGCGCGGGCAGATGCTGGAAAACCTGCGGAGCGACTACATCCGTACAGCCCGCAGCAAAGGCGTGCCAGAGCGCAGCGTCATCTATCGCCACACCCTGCGGAACGCCATCATTCCCTTCGTGGCCGATGTCGGCAACATCCTGCCGGGTCTGATCGGCGGAGCGGGATTTGTCGAGGTGGTGTTTTCGTATCCCGGCATCACACCGATGCTGCTCGACTCGCTGGCGTCGCAGGACTTCTATCTGATCGCGGCGTTCAGCATCCTGCCGATGATCCTGCTGTTTATCGGCAACGCCCTCAGCGACATTCTGCTCACCCTGGTCGATCCCAGGATCCGCTTTTCCTAAGGGGGAATGACCATGACCACCATCAGTCCGGCCCCCACCGCCCGCGTTGCGCGTGCCCAGTCACAGCTCAATGTGGCCTGGGGACAGCTCCGCAAGAATCGGCTGGCGATGTTCGGCGGCATCTGCATCATCCTGCTGTATCTGATGGCCGTCTTTGCGCCTTTCATCGCGCCCGACGGTCTGAGTACCTACAGCACCACCAGCATCACCCGCTATCACAAGCCGACGCCGCTGCATATCCGCGATGCCAAGACCGGCGCGTGGGGCCTGTACGTCGATAAATTCGCCCAGCAGATGAACCCCGACACCTTCCTGCAGGAATTCCGGCCCACCGGGGAACACTGTCCGGTTCGGTTCTTCGTGCGCGGCGACAGTTACCGCATTCTGGGCATTCCCGGCAATCTGCACCTGTTCGGCACCGGAAACGCCGAGTGCAAGGTGTTCCTGTGGGGAGCCGAGGGACTGGGGCGCGACCTGTTTACCCGCACCATGTACGCCTCGCAGATTTCGCTGACCATCGGCGTGCTCTCGGTGCTCATCAGCACGGTTATCGGCCTGATGATGGGAGCTATCGCCGCGTATTTCGGCGGCTGGATCGACAACATCATCAACCGCGTGATCGAAGCGATCTCGGCGATTCCCAGCTTGTTCCTGCTGATTCTGCTGCGTTCGCTGTTTCCGCCCAGTGCCAACCCCATCGCGGTGCTGTTTCTGCTGCTCTCGATGCTGGCGTTCATCAGCTGGGGCGGTCTGGCCCGCGTGGTTCGCAGCCAGCTGTATTCCGTGCGTCAGCAGGATTACGTGACGGCGGCGACCTCGCTGGGCGCGTCGCAAAACCGCATCATGATCCGGCACATGCTGCCCAGCATGACCACCTATCTGATCGTGACGCTCAGCCTTGCCATCCCCGGCACCATCCTGCTAGAAAGCGGCCTGAGTTTCCTTGGTATCGGGGCGGTGGAACCCTACGTGAGCTGGGGTACGCTGCTCAATCAGACGCAGGACGGCGGTATTGCCAGCATCACCGACCGCCCCTGGATGCTGATTCCGGGTTTCTTCATCGTGTTCACAGTCATGTGCTATCAGCTGCTGGGCGACGGGCTGCGGGACGCCTTCGATCCGCGCAAACGGCAGTAATCCGGCCTCCGCTGACAGGGTGTGTCTCAGCAGCGCCTATGCCGGAGATTTCGTCAACCCTGATATGATGGCACAATAGTTTTTCTGCTTTCTGGTAGGGGCCGCTTCCGCTTTCTCTGCTTCCTGCTGATTCCCGCGTTCTTAAAGACCCGTACTGGTTTCCGCCCTGAAGGCAAGACACAATCAATGTGCAGGTGTATGGGAGGGTGAATGACTCGAATTGAAACGAACGAACTCAGCCGCAGCGACATCAACAAGAGCGCCGACGTGCTGCTGGACGTGAAAAACCTCAAGACCTACTTCTACACCGATGAGGGCGTCGTCAAGTCGGTGGACGGCGTGACCTTCCACATCCAGCGCGGTGAAACGCTGGCCGTGGTGGGTGAGTCGGGGTCGGGCAAGAGCGTGACCAGCCTGAGCATCATGCGGCTCATTCCGATGCCGCCCGGCAAGATCGTGGAAGGCGAGATTCTGTTCCGTGGCAAGGACGGCGTGCAGAAGAATCTG carries:
- a CDS encoding uracil-DNA glycosylase, which codes for MTQAIPTLFRSKGSDRAVIPGWNNILPSTQDALELQLDIAEADMNRSQALLLIEYWATNADMTLQSLLPVRAFQSEPKGWCAFLPAQGRVFIRAIDPQPNPPLLSAHGINLDPQTPVGTLVHIKVEFPRAPLLNEN
- a CDS encoding ABC transporter permease, which translates into the protein MLIFLLRRLLNLLPTFLIASIMVFVIIYLAPGDFLTPARLNPGISAQQIENLSRSFGLDKPWYVQYFNWLNNMLHGNLGLSFSYQQPVLDVAWPRVLNSLKLVLVNLVLFYGISIPLGVYGAVRQYSLGDRVSGVFFYVLLGFPSFFLALLTIFGILRLRQLTGWHIPLGGMTSDNHDTLSFLGRTWDTLQHLLAPALVLAIINVAGFTRVLRGQMLENLRSDYIRTARSKGVPERSVIYRHTLRNAIIPFVADVGNILPGLIGGAGFVEVVFSYPGITPMLLDSLASQDFYLIAAFSILPMILLFIGNALSDILLTLVDPRIRFS
- a CDS encoding ABC transporter permease, which translates into the protein MTTISPAPTARVARAQSQLNVAWGQLRKNRLAMFGGICIILLYLMAVFAPFIAPDGLSTYSTTSITRYHKPTPLHIRDAKTGAWGLYVDKFAQQMNPDTFLQEFRPTGEHCPVRFFVRGDSYRILGIPGNLHLFGTGNAECKVFLWGAEGLGRDLFTRTMYASQISLTIGVLSVLISTVIGLMMGAIAAYFGGWIDNIINRVIEAISAIPSLFLLILLRSLFPPSANPIAVLFLLLSMLAFISWGGLARVVRSQLYSVRQQDYVTAATSLGASQNRIMIRHMLPSMTTYLIVTLSLAIPGTILLESGLSFLGIGAVEPYVSWGTLLNQTQDGGIASITDRPWMLIPGFFIVFTVMCYQLLGDGLRDAFDPRKRQ
- a CDS encoding ABC transporter substrate-binding protein; its protein translation is MKKLLVLAAALTLGSSMAAPFVWPAKLSADAPSAAKSGGEYRDYTLSDFKTVNPFTSSEATSIPGTMSIGAGLFYQDPTNDNFIPDMAEAMPVVSNGGKRFVVKIRQGMKFSDGQAITADDWVTTYKIHTDDKVGSNSYDSFFINDKPITVKKLDDYTLQFDFPQTSADAYLTMSYTPWPDQVFGVAYRKGGADAVKALWGLNVDPKTVVSPGAFVLSSYSAGQRAVFRKNPNFGEWNKDSAGKSLPYLDGYSYRIVKDLNAGLAAYLAGDIDTYGPRNADDLAQIKKAIDAKTLNATLIANVSPAASSQWITFNWNKADSPFKQKLFRDVRFRHAMSMLANRDAMVQLALGGLGVPTYYSVYPVFKGFISDSAPKYPYNLDGAAKLLAQMGFTKKGSDGILVDGKGNKLEFTLTTNAGNTTREQLGRIFADEAKKIGVKVNFNPIDFNVLVGQLQSKGESRPFDAILLGLANGGNIWPFGVNVVPCGTNLHSYNNPTNGACATSQEQLMTKLFYQGQSTVDLKARQAIGAQLLKTEAELQPVIYLVGGSYHVTYNNRLGGQHPRDIMDSYYLSRELPLTFIK
- the secG gene encoding preprotein translocase subunit SecG, with the translated sequence MMLTVFIILFALICVGLVFFVLLQVPKQAGLSASLGGGGDLFGGRGVEGGLVRISSVLGGLFMLVALLIDILSR
- a CDS encoding proline dehydrogenase family protein; translation: MLNRMYRSTVLGVATQKPIEQLVRSRAWSVAQRFVAGESSATAIAAAQELAADGILSNLDLLGEFVNSVETANEFAEKILAIQNEAAAAGVLPYVSIKLSSVGQGQMVQNGEDLGYLNARRIVGNARALGGFVCLDMEDHPRVDQTLAQFRALVAEFGNNTVGTVLQSYLYRSDADRAGLDNLHPNLRIVKGAYLEPESVAMPAKSDVDASYRRLVYAHMKAGNYVNVATHDDSIIDDVKMFVLSHGIPKDKFEFQMLYGIRRDLQKKLATEGFTVRVYLPYGRDWYAYFSRRIAERPANVMFVLRGMLKG
- the tdh gene encoding L-threonine 3-dehydrogenase, translating into MRALTKQYPRQGIWMEEVARPVPGPNDLLIRIRRSAICGTDIHIYNWDDWAAQTIPPGMVVGHEYVGVVAEVGSEVRGFAVGDRVSGEGHITCGHCRNCRAGRRHLCRNTQGVGVNRPGSFAEYLVLPAFNAFKIPDNVSDDVAAIFDPFGNAVHTALSFDLVAEDVLITGAGPIGAMACAIARHAGARNVVITDVNDYRLELARTMGATRAVNVAREDLWNVAQTELGMTEGFDVGLEMSGSGAALNQMLHAMNHGGKVALLGIPAAGVTIDWNDVIFKGLTMKGIYGREMFETWYKMAALVQSGLDLTPIITHHFPISQFQEGFEAMRGGQSGKVILNWEEESQEAGL
- a CDS encoding GntR family transcriptional regulator, encoding MFERPTLIREEVYSHLRDAIVGGEFAPGERLGEVELTARLGVSRTPIREAIQRLTQEGLLENLPGRGARIRVVSAAEARDAYVVRETLDGLAAELAATQHTDTDAQALKTALAALEDAPGSDYREQTRLDLNFHRAIAQAAHNAALLDLSRDLEQRVALIKHQTRTYNAHPQTSQQHHAILKAVLSRDADAARDAARTHVRTFSGLVMGNLEVGSGK